A single genomic interval of Candidatus Saccharimonadia bacterium harbors:
- a CDS encoding DUF4396 domain-containing protein — MAATRHCLTGCAIGEVLGMVVSTALGLGSAASVVLSIVLAFVFGYSLTLAPVLRAGVGFRRALAVAFAADTVSITSMELMDNAFILAVPGAINAGLTTALFWISLVVSLAVAFVVTVPVNRWLIARGLGHAVMHQYHDHS, encoded by the coding sequence GGCTGTGCCATTGGTGAGGTGCTCGGCATGGTGGTGTCCACGGCCCTCGGCCTCGGATCGGCCGCGTCCGTGGTGCTCTCCATCGTGCTCGCGTTCGTCTTCGGCTACTCGCTCACCCTCGCGCCGGTGCTCCGGGCCGGCGTCGGCTTCCGCCGCGCCCTGGCCGTCGCCTTCGCCGCCGACACCGTCTCCATCACGTCGATGGAGCTCATGGACAACGCCTTCATCCTCGCCGTCCCCGGCGCCATCAACGCCGGCCTCACCACCGCCCTGTTTTGGATCAGCCTGGTCGTTTCACTGGCCGTGGCCTTCGTGGTCACCGTGCCCGTCAATCGCTGGCTCATCGCCCGCGGTCTCGGCCACGCCGTGATGCACCAATACCACGATCACAGCTAG